One genomic window of Campylobacter sp. RM12651 includes the following:
- a CDS encoding DNA/RNA non-specific endonuclease yields MKQKLSAILLTLSLNASNYAHYEPSKMAQKFFNNCDVVLDKFYYQNCYDYSKKSSLAVAYKLDKNMLEAGHIKNRPKFEPDYKLAKKYRTDWNDYLHSGYDRGHILSNQSMNATTDAQRSTFLMSNIAPQTPELNRNVWLKAEKRERQVALAKGWAEVINLIEFDENNKRYIKNGIRVPNYFVKIILSDNFQECFRMPNIEMFENDKLKTYRVDCGEFNG; encoded by the coding sequence ATGAAACAAAAGTTATCAGCTATATTATTAACATTAAGTTTAAATGCAAGTAACTATGCACATTATGAGCCAAGTAAAATGGCTCAAAAGTTTTTTAATAATTGTGATGTGGTTTTAGATAAGTTTTATTATCAAAATTGTTATGACTACTCTAAAAAATCAAGTTTAGCAGTTGCATATAAACTTGATAAAAATATGCTTGAGGCAGGACATATTAAAAATCGTCCTAAATTTGAGCCTGATTATAAATTAGCTAAAAAATATCGCACTGATTGGAATGATTATCTTCATTCGGGCTATGATAGAGGGCATATTCTATCAAATCAATCAATGAATGCTACAACAGATGCTCAAAGAAGCACCTTTTTAATGAGTAATATTGCACCTCAAACGCCAGAATTAAATCGCAATGTTTGGCTGAAAGCTGAAAAGCGTGAAAGACAAGTTGCTTTAGCTAAAGGTTGGGCTGAAGTAATTAATTTGATAGAATTTGATGAAAATAATAAAAGATATATCAAAAATGGAATTAGAGTGCCTAATTATTTCGTAAAAATTATTCTAAGTGATAATTTTCAAGAATGTTTTAGAATGCCTAATATTGAAATGTTTGAAAATGATAAGTTGAAAACTTATCGTGTTGACTGTGGGGAATTTAATGGTTAA
- a CDS encoding DNA cytosine methyltransferase yields MIKILSLFSGAGGLDYGFSKAPFNITHAIENDKTIWATYEKNYPKTLLLKQDISKIESSYLNDFKFQGLIGGPPCQSWSCAGKQEGLKSSKGQLFLEYLRILKITNPLFFVAENVKGILSKKHSESLNFILNSFKELKYKIFIMLLNANDFGVAQERERVFFIGFQEKLNIDDFSIKKEKDRKNLEIIRDLSNSAKGTTFQSLKSICSFPNHEYLTSGFSPQFMSRNRVKAYNECSYTILASARHIVLHPQAPKMIKISKDLFEFDNANLPLYRRLSVRECARIQSFPDDFIFEYNSIYDGYKMVGNAVPPKLSIKIAEEIKNKLKL; encoded by the coding sequence TTGATTAAAATATTAAGTTTGTTTTCAGGTGCTGGAGGTCTTGATTATGGCTTTTCCAAAGCACCTTTTAATATCACCCACGCAATTGAAAACGATAAAACAATATGGGCTACTTATGAAAAAAATTACCCTAAAACGCTTCTGTTAAAACAAGATATAAGTAAAATTGAAAGCTCTTATTTAAATGATTTTAAGTTTCAAGGTCTTATAGGTGGGCCGCCTTGCCAATCGTGGTCTTGTGCTGGAAAACAAGAAGGATTAAAATCTTCGAAAGGACAATTATTTTTAGAATATTTAAGAATTTTAAAAATTACAAATCCATTATTTTTTGTTGCTGAAAATGTAAAAGGAATACTGTCAAAAAAGCATAGTGAGAGTTTGAATTTTATTCTAAATAGTTTTAAAGAATTAAAGTATAAAATATTTATTATGCTTTTAAACGCCAATGATTTTGGTGTAGCACAAGAACGTGAAAGAGTTTTTTTTATTGGTTTTCAAGAAAAATTAAATATAGATGATTTTTCAATCAAAAAAGAAAAAGATAGAAAAAATCTTGAAATTATTAGAGATTTAAGCAATAGTGCAAAAGGAACTACTTTTCAAAGTTTAAAATCAATTTGCTCTTTTCCAAACCATGAATATCTTACAAGTGGTTTTTCTCCACAGTTTATGTCTAGAAATAGGGTCAAAGCATATAATGAATGCTCTTATACTATTTTGGCAAGTGCTAGACATATAGTTTTACATCCACAAGCTCCTAAAATGATTAAAATATCAAAGGATTTATTTGAGTTTGATAATGCAAACTTGCCATTATATAGAAGACTCAGTGTTAGAGAATGTGCTAGAATACAATCATTTCCAGACGACTTTATATTTGAATATAACTCAATTTATGATGGCTATAAAATGGTAGGTAATGCAGTTCCGCCAAAATTATCTATAAAAATTGCTGAAGAAATTAAAAATAAACTTAAATTATAA
- a CDS encoding 3'-5' exonuclease, which translates to MLTEEQKELVDLDCDKNNTVIVEAYAGAGKTSTLLEFCKKRPNKNILYLVYNASMKKEAESKFKDLKNVKIFTMHGLAYINTSKKLLEKLGDLTLQIILEIAQENNINLDIFSSHTVLDNLRDFLISDCLSFKDFLNSSNKLEVNQSLKIYNLLINENNNYPITHDIYLKIFQTKTPVLKNDIILVDEAQDLNDCVVDILLKQKAVKIFIGDSFQSIYGFRGASNVLKRIANKKNIEVKTIYLTNSFRCSPSVAFLANKYLQVLGAKKDFKGLNNKNSESVSKAYLSRTNLNLLKNAYNNSHKKLFFVGGLKSYNLQDLEDLCLLFSKNEGIKERIKNPFLKNFNNAKEFLKNIGETDNVEWKSKTTSFLFFVNNKISIFDIKKKLKEASNGVKMKDADMIFSTAHKSKGLEFDEVTLSDDFLDLSKLKKENIERCEEELRLLYVAITRAKYKININEKNFLDNEKIKELLC; encoded by the coding sequence ATGTTAACGGAAGAACAAAAAGAATTAGTAGATTTAGATTGTGACAAAAATAACACAGTAATTGTAGAAGCTTACGCAGGAGCTGGAAAAACTAGCACCCTATTAGAATTTTGCAAAAAACGACCGAATAAAAATATTTTATATCTAGTTTATAACGCAAGTATGAAAAAAGAAGCTGAAAGTAAATTTAAAGATTTAAAGAATGTAAAAATTTTTACAATGCACGGTTTAGCATATATCAATACATCTAAAAAATTATTAGAAAAATTAGGAGATTTAACACTACAAATAATATTAGAAATAGCACAAGAAAATAATATTAATCTAGATATCTTTTCTTCGCATACAGTTTTGGACAATCTAAGAGATTTTTTAATAAGTGACTGTTTAAGTTTTAAAGATTTTTTAAATTCGTCAAATAAGCTTGAGGTCAATCAATCGCTAAAGATTTATAACTTATTAATAAATGAAAATAATAATTACCCTATCACACACGATATTTATTTAAAAATTTTTCAAACTAAAACACCTGTTTTAAAAAATGATATAATTTTAGTCGACGAGGCACAAGATTTAAATGATTGTGTAGTTGATATTTTATTAAAACAAAAAGCAGTAAAAATTTTTATTGGTGATAGTTTTCAATCTATTTATGGCTTTAGGGGAGCTAGTAATGTTTTAAAAAGAATTGCAAATAAAAAAAATATTGAAGTAAAAACAATTTATTTAACTAATTCATTCAGATGTAGTCCTAGTGTAGCTTTTTTGGCTAATAAATATTTACAAGTTTTGGGTGCAAAAAAAGATTTTAAAGGATTAAATAATAAAAATTCAGAAAGTGTAAGCAAAGCATATTTAAGTAGAACTAACTTAAACTTATTAAAAAACGCTTATAATAATTCTCATAAAAAACTTTTTTTTGTAGGCGGATTAAAATCCTATAATCTTCAAGATTTAGAAGATTTATGCTTATTATTTTCAAAAAATGAAGGTATAAAAGAAAGAATAAAAAATCCTTTTCTTAAAAATTTTAATAACGCAAAAGAGTTTTTAAAAAATATAGGCGAAACCGATAATGTCGAGTGGAAGAGTAAAACTACTTCCTTTCTCTTTTTTGTTAATAATAAAATATCTATTTTTGATATTAAAAAAAAGCTTAAAGAGGCTTCAAATGGCGTAAAAATGAAAGATGCTGATATGATTTTTAGTACAGCTCATAAATCTAAAGGACTAGAATTTGACGAAGTTACTTTATCGGATGATTTTTTAGATTTGTCTAAACTTAAAAAAGAAAATATTGAAAGGTGTGAGGAAGAATTAAGGTTATTATATGTAGCTATTACTAGAGCTAAATATAAAATAAATATAAATGAAAAAAATTTTTTAGATAATGAAAAAATTAAGGAATTGCTATGTTAA
- a CDS encoding single-stranded DNA-binding protein, translating into MNVCNFTGRLVNEVMLHTKGQTMWINNTLAIYNRKKVDERWEEDTIFIEFSAFGKNAEMINKYTRKGDRISLIGKITQERWVDKNNNNRTQLKLLVEKIYLIDYIKPDTNKNSIENINDEDSEIPF; encoded by the coding sequence ATGAATGTTTGTAATTTTACAGGTAGGTTGGTGAATGAGGTAATGTTACATACCAAAGGGCAAACAATGTGGATAAATAATACATTGGCAATATATAATCGAAAAAAAGTAGATGAAAGGTGGGAAGAGGATACTATTTTTATAGAATTTTCTGCATTTGGAAAAAATGCAGAAATGATTAATAAATATACAAGAAAAGGTGATAGAATTTCATTAATAGGGAAAATTACACAAGAAAGATGGGTTGATAAAAATAATAATAATAGAACTCAACTAAAATTATTGGTTGAAAAAATTTATCTAATTGATTATATAAAACCTGATACAAATAAAAATAGTATTGAAAACATAAACGATGAAGATAGTGAAATTCCATTTTAA